TAAATATTGACAAAGACGCTCTAGCGTCTTACTGTTTCTTTCGTGGTGCTGGTAGATCTACGGAGGTATCGTTCATGGATTCCGAACTCGAGAGAAAGCTGCAAAGGATTCGGTCGTTCAGCCAGGTTTTCAGGCGGATTTGCCAGGGAGCGTTGCTTGTCATGTTCCTGCTGTTGCTCGCCTGTATCGCCGGCATCTGCATTGGAAGGGGTGGAATCGTCCGTGCATTCGATATCTCGATCCCGTTGAGCACGTTGAGTGGATATCAACGCATCCTTATGGCTGTGGTTGCGGTGCTTGCGATCGCTGTTCCTATCAAAGGGCTGTATCACCTGGAACGGTTATTTCGGAACTATACGGAAGGCAAGATCTTTACCGTTGCATCCGCTGGGGAGATCCGGCAATTGGGTATAACCGCTCTTCTGTGGGCCGCGGCCAATCTTATATGGATTGCCGCTGCAGTGGTCTTAACCGAGCGGCGCCTTCCTCATTCCTTCTACTTCCGCATGGACTCAATCGCCATTGGCGTGACGGTCATCGTGATCTCGTGGCTGATGGAGATGGCTGCGGCGATGCGCGAAGAAAACGAACTGACCATCTGATCTGGCCGAAGGAGCGTTTGCAGTGCCAATTGTTGTCAATGTCGATGTGATGCTTGCCCGCCGGAAGATGAAGCTGAACACTCTCGCCGAACGAGTGGGCATCACGCCACAGAACCTCTCGGTCCTGAAAACCGGCCGCGCAAAAGCGATCCGGTTCAGCACGCTGGAACTGCTGTGTGAGGTTCTCGAATGCCAGCCTGGAGATCTGCTCGCGTTTGAAAAGTCACCCGCGAGTTCCACTTCTGAGGAAGAAGAAGAACTCGCTGAGCTTTAGCAGTTATCGATGAATTCGGACGCTTTACTCTGGATGCCCGTTCATTGCATCGCAAAGGATGGAATATCTGGGGTGAACCATTCGAGCGAAGCTCGAACCGGTGGGAGCCGTGGGCTTTAGCCCACGGTCTCTTTGCCCCAACAAGAAAATGGGCTTTAGCCCTGGGCCTTTCCTCGCGGGCGAAGGAGAACCCAGGGCTAAAGCCCATTTATTTTTGAGCCTTTATCAGCGGGCTGAAGCCCGCTGCTCCCGCCAGTCGTAGCCATGCTCTGGCTATCTCGATGCGTCCTGGCGAGGTACTTCCCCAATCCATCCCGGGGCAACCCTATTCAACGAGTCCCCGCCTTAACGCCCCAACTTTTTAACTCTTCCTCGGCCGCGTAAACACAAACGGCTTCACTGTCCGTTCCAAAGGAATCGAAAGCTCCGTCACCTTACCTTGAGCATCGAGATGGAAGCTTGCTGTCAGCCGGCCCGTAAATGGATCGCTCGCCACGAAGGTGTCGTAGTTGTAATGGCGGAAGTGCAGTGTCAGAGCGTCGAAGTGAAGATCGAGAACGTCTCCCTCTACCGTCATAGACACCTTGCCAAACGCCGGATGAAACCACTCTCCCGCATATGCAGAAAGCGGCAGCGATGTGGGCGCATGAGGCAGACGTCCTGCTTCGAATGCCGCATCAGCTTCTGCGCTTTTCTTCCTCGCGGTATCGATGTTCTGCTTGATCGCATCAATCCGGTCGTGAAACGGAAGATTGAGATAACGGCTCAGAAAGTTCTCCGCTACTGCTTTCGGTAAGGCCGTCTCAGCGTTGTTCAGTACCACGATGGCCGTATGCTTCTCCGGAATCAGAGCTACCATCGCGGTGAATCCATTGATCGAGCCGTCGTGTAAAAGCAGGCGATATCCCGCGCGGTGCTCGATGATCCAACCCATCGCGTAGCTGAGATCACCGTCAGCAGAGATAGCGCGGTGAATTTGCGTGAACTGCTTTGGTGAAAGCACCACCTTCCCGTTCGCTGTGCCGTCTCCCATATGAAAGGCAAGGTATTTCAACATGTCGTTCACCGACGAGTTCACTGCTCCGTTCGGGCCGATGCCGAAGGATTGATAGTCGTAAAACGGGATGGGCGCAGCCGTATCGTTTGTAACTTCGTGTGGCGTGGCGAAGTCAGGGCTCTGCTGTATCTCGCGCGCAGAGGAATTCGAGTGCGTCATGTCCAGCGGCACAAAGATGCGGTCATGAAAGAGCTGCTCCCAGCTTGTGCCATTCGCATGGCCGGCGAGATAGCCGGCCACCACATACATCAGATTGTTGTACTGGAAGGTTTCGCGGAAGGTGTGATTCGGTTCCAGATAGCGCAGACGCTGGATAAACTCGTCGGGAGTGAGATGGGTGCTGTAGCGGATGAAGTCATGCCGCGAAAGTCCAGACCGATGTCCCAGCAGATCGCGCGGCGTAATCAGCTGTGTCGCAATGGGATCGTAGAGCCGAAAACCTGGCAGGTACTGCGTGACCGGTGTATCGAAGTCGAGCTTGCCGTCATCGACCATCTCCGCTACGGCCATTCCGGTAAACGACTTCGTGATCGACCCGATATCGAAGAGCGTGTCGGCGTCGACTGGCTGCGGCGAGCCTGCGCGGCGAACGCCATAACCCTTCACCAGCACAACCTTGCCATCGACAAGAATGCCGACGGCCACCCCCGGCGCATGAAACGCGCTCATTGCGTGCGCAACGTCAGCATCGACGGTAGAAACATCGAATGCAGGCCCGGAGACCTGACCAGGCAGCAAAACAGAGCAAACAGCAAGCAGGCAAAGAGTGACGACGCGAGAAAGCTTCATGGGTACTTCCTACGTATCATTTCGTAGTTTGGTTCCGTACGGTATGAATCATTCTCCAAATAGTCGCTTGCCTGCTTAACTCTACATATGTAGAGTTAAGGGCATGAAGCTGCGCAGCTCACCGCAAACCACCATGGTTCTTGCCGAGTTTCTTACTTCCAGAGAGGAGTGGAGGTATGGCTACGATATCAGCCGCAACACAGGGCTGAAGTCAGGGACGCTCTATCCCATCCTTATGCGGCTCGCCGACCATGGATTATTGCAGACAAGCTGGGCGCAAGGAGAGGACGGCAAACCACCGCGACACATGTACAAACTCACCCGCAGCGGTATCCGCTACGCGGCTTCACAGGTGGAACCTGGTGTTTCCCGGTCTCTCGTCAAACCAGCCTTTGAGGTGTAAACAGCCGATGACGATCCTTCGCAGAGTTGCACGCAACATCGCCGGTTATGTTGTCCAGCATGCCTCTCCAGGATGGAAAGAGTGGGCGGAGGGCCTCGGTCGCGAGCTTGACTTCATCGAAAGCGACTGGCGCGCTCTCAGATGGGCCGTCAGCAGCCTCCCGGTGCTCCTCGATCGCAGGCCGCGTGCCATTCTCTCCTCTGCCGATCTTGAGATTGCGGCACAGAAGTTTGCCTCGCAAAAACGCTATCGTGTGAATGATGTCTGGTTGGCCAATAATAAGGACTGGCTCGTGTGGGTAGGTCCGCTGCTTTCATGCCTCATTCAGCTTCTTACAGAGCACACCAGGTATTGGTCTGCAAACTGCGTTGCGCTTCCCGGTCTCATCATTCTTTTGACTCATGGAGTCCTCCATCGCAAACCGTCGTCCGTCCCCGACCGGGACGATACCGCAGGCATGGTTCAGTTCTACAAGAAAGAACTCGAACGCTTCTGCAATGTAAGTTTCTGGTTCTATTTTGTTGGTTTCCTATCAGTTGGCCTCGGCTACTCGCTGATGGTTGGGGTAATCGGGAAGTTAATTCTGGGCCTCTTCTGGACGGTAAACCTCTGGATCATTGCGTGGAAGTATCGGAACGACAGCAGGCATCTGCAACAGATCGAACGCTTGACCGGGGATGATGTGTCCGCCTGAATGCGGTGAATTGGCAGATGCCGTTCTCTGACGGATCCTCGTTCTGCCTGCATCAATTGCGATCCTCCCTGCAAATTGCTGGAGATGTTGACAACACTCCGCGAACCTTGCCCCAGAGGGTAAGCGGAGAATGCACCTATTTCGGATACTCGTCATCCTGGCCGTCATGTCCACAGCGGTCACCTCCTTAGGGCAGCAGCCATGCACCCGCGGTGTTCGCGTTGACGGCCTGGTAACCGATCCCAGCGGAGCCATGGTTCCGGGTGCAACCATACAGGCCTCTACGGGCGCGGTGGCAACGAGTGATCAGACTGGACACTACCTGCTGCCGTGCCTTTCTCGTTCTTTTACTCTGCAGGCACGCGCGGATGGCTTCGCTCCGCAGACTCTCACTCAGACAGCAAACTCGCAGCAACTTCACCTCGATATCCAACTCTCGATTGCTTCAGTGGAGTCTCAGGTGCAGGTCAGCGCCGACGACAACACCGTCGCTCTCGACCCAGGGCGAGGGCCAGGCACCGTCACATTGGACGAGCGAGCTGTGCAGCAACTTGCGGATGATCCAGACGATCTGCTGCGCCAATTGCAGATGCTCGCGTCGCAGAATGGCGGTGATCCCAGCACTGCGCGCATCACCGTCGATGGATTTCAGAACGCCACCACGCTGCCCCCAAAAGGTTCGATCGCATCGATTCGTGTCAACCCCGATCTCTTTTCCGCCGAGTATCGTTGGCCGCCTTACGGTGGAGGTCTTATCGAGATCAAGACGAAGCCTGGTGCTGCGGCGATACACGGAGCCGCATTCTTTACCGGTAGTAATGGAAGCTGGAATGCGACTACCGCATTTGCACCCTCGTCGACTCCGGCAAGTAAACGCCGCTATGGTTTTGAGCTCAGCGGGCCTATTCTTCCTGGTCGCGGAGACTTCTCCGCCGCCCTTGAAAAGCGCGATATCGATGAGTTCAAAGTCGTGAATGCGCAGGTTCTGGCGAGCGACTTCAAGATAAGCCCGTTCCGCCAGACCGTTCCCACGCCACAGCGCTTATGGGTGGCCTCGCTGCGCAGCGGCTGGCAGCTTGGCCAATCTGACACGCTCACCGGCTCCTTTGCTGCGAATGTGAACAGTCTCGGTAACCAGGGAGTCAGTGCCCTGGTTCTTCCAGAAGCCGGATACTCCACCATGGCAACTCAATACGAGCTTCGCCTTGCGAATGAGCTTACGCACGGCGCAGGCCAACTTCACCAGACCAGGGTTGGACTGTCATCCCGGAGAAGCCAGAACACACCAAATGCGACAACCCCTTCGCTACAGGTGGCGGGATACTTCACCAGCGGCGGCGCCACAAGCCAGGCCACTGACAGCCGTCGATACACCCTGGAGCTCGATCACGATGCAATGTTCACGAAGGGCAGGAACACACTCAAGCTGGGCACCCAGAGCCTGGGCATCGTGATTCACAACCATACTCCCGACACTTTCAATGGAGCGTTTCTCTTTGGTGGAGGGAGCGCGCCGGCGCTGGACCCTCAGAATGCGACTACGGGACAAACCGTCACCATTGACGGCATGGATCAATACCGCCGCACCTTGCTCGGGTTACCTGGCGGGAATCCCACTACCTATCAACAGACCAGCGGAAATCCCGAGGTGAACTTCACACAATGGCAAAACGCGCTGTATCTCGAAGAGAACTTCCAGGTCACTCAGCGGCTAACTCTGTCAGGAGGGTTCCGCTATCAGTTTCAGACCTCACCAGATAGCCTTGCCAACTTCGAGCCTCGGCTCGGCATCGGCTGGTCACCGGATAAGAAATCCACCTGGGTGATTCACGCTCGTGCGGGTATCTTTTCGAACTTCATCGACGCGGACACGATTGCGGATGGTTTCAGGCTCAACGGCAGGCGTCAGCAGCAGGTCGTGGTCTACTCGCCCGGTTACAGTGCGCCGCTCAACCCGAACTCAGCTTCCATTGCCGTCTCTACCCGGCGGGAGTTTGCGCCGGCGCTCTCGCAGACGACGACCTTTACCGGATACTTCACCGTTGAGCACACCTTCGCTCACCATTGGCTGGCACGCTCGGCCTTCTATTGGGGAGCCGACTGGAATGCGATCCGTATGCGAAATACTAATGCCCCCATCGTCAGCACAGCCATTGGCGCACCCGCTGATCCAATCGCGGCACTCCGCGCTCCGCGCCCGTATGGCGGCAATGAAAACATTCTGCGCTATGAGAGCTCGGGGCATCTCGCCGGCAATCTTGTCTCCTTCTCTGTTGAGCAACAGAGCTACAAACGCTTCAACCTGCGTGTGTACTACCGGCATGCGAACTTTAAAGCGAATGGTGGGGATGGCATCGTCACTCCGCAATCCTCCTACAGCGAACAAGGGGAATCTGCTCGTGCCGACTGGCTGAGACTCAACGGAGTTTCGTTGATTGGCAGCCTCATCCTTCCTCGCAGGGTCGAGTTAGCAACGGAGCTCGATGCTCACTCCGGCGCGGCATATACCATCACGACCGGAACCGATGCAAATGGCGACGGTATCGTGAACGATCGTCCTTCCTATGCTTCTCCGGGGATGTCCGGATCCGTTTATCACACGCGGTATGGCCTGATGACGGCCGATACGACCAACGGCAACGTGCCCCGGAACGTCGGCACAATGCCGCCTACGGTCCATCTCGACATGAACCTCAGCCGCGCCTTTACGCTCAATCCAAAAGACAAGGAGCACGCGCGAACCATCACCTTCAATCTTCGCGCCGCTAATGTTTTGAACCACGTCAATATAAACGGGGTTGGGACTGTCGTCTCCTCGCCGTCCCTGGATAAGCCTTACCAGGCGGAATCCGCCAGGCGGCTCGAAGCCGGCGCGCGATTCTCTTTTTGAGAGGTATTCGTACAATGAAGACAGACATTCTCAACGGAGGTGACCCATGGGTCTCTTCATGAGCAATCTCGAAGCTGCTGTCCCTCCCGCGCTCGATCAGCTCCATTCGTCCACCTCTCCGCCGGCTGGAGCTGCCGCATTCGACATCAGGGCATGGCATATCGTCGTGCCGATCACGCTCGGCATTACGCTTATCACTGCTTCGGAGTGTCACTCCATCACCTCCATCCCCTCGCTTCGCTATGGTTTCGTCCTGGCGGGCTGGTGGGGAGCCACCGCTCTGGGGCTGTGGCGCGTGGCGCAATCGAGACCGCAACTCCTTCAACTACGTCCCGCGGTTCTCGCGGTTCATGCAGCCATCGCTTCCCTTCTCGGCGTTCTCCACCTGTTGCTCATGGCCTGGATGGATTTCCTCTTTCTTACGCCATCGGTCCAGGCAGCCATCCATCTGACATGGATGCGTTATCTGTATCTGAACCGCTGGGGTTTAGAGATGCTGGTCTACGGATTCATCTTTGGCGTCGCTGCCGTCGCCAAGCTGCAGTTGCTGGCGCAACGAAACTCAATGCGCTCGCTCGAGCTGCAGAAGGAGCTCTCTGCAGCGCAGCTTCATGCGCTGCAGATGCAGGTCGAGCCGCACTTCCTCTTCAATACACTTAACGCCATCACTACCCTGGTGGAGCTCGGCCAACAGCAGAAAGCGTCGGCGATGTTAAAGCATCTCAATATCATTCTGAAGACGACGCTTACACGCTCTGCCCCACAGAAGGTCCCGCTCGCGCAGGAGCTTGAGAATGTCGAGAACTACCTTGCTATCGAGCAGGTCCGATTCTCTGATCGTCTTCAACTCCAGTTCCGCATTGATCCGTCAGCACTCAATGCCCTGGTGCCAAGTTTTCTGTTGCAGCCATTGATCGAGAACGCCATACGCCATGGCATCGGTAAGCTCGAGGATGGTGGCGTCATTCAGACCTCCGTTGAAAATCGCAATGGTACCTTGTTGCTCCGTATTCATGACAACGGTCCCGGCCTGAGTACGCAGACGGCTTCAGGTCACGGCATCGGTCTCAGGAATACCGCGAGCCGTCTTGCTCATTTCTATCCGGATAAATACTCCTTCCAGACAGAACAGGCAGCGGCCGGTGGATTCCTTGTAAGCATTGCCATTCCCTTTGAGGTGGCAGCGATATGAGCCTCCGTGCATTGATCGTCGACGACGAGGCGCTTGCCCGCACCCGCATGAACCGGCTGCTCTCCGGCGACCCCGAGATTGAGATCAGCGGTGAGTGCAGAAACAGCCGCGAAGCCTATGCGTTTCTCAGCTCCCAGACGGTCGATGTGGTCTTTCTCGATATCCAGATGCCCGGCGAAAATGGATTCGACCTGATCGAGAAGATCGGTTTTCGAAAGATGCCGGTAACGGTCTTCGTTACGGCACACAACCATTACGCCATCCGAGCCTTTGAAGTTCACGCTCTGGATTACCTGACAAAACCGATCGAGCAGGAGCGCCTCGCCTCCACCATCGAGCACGTCAAACAGAGGGTCAGGGAACGAACAGGGGAGCACCCCTCCGTCAGCTACCGGGGCGATCTTGAAGAGACGCTTCGTTCCATGCTCGCATCGCTTGGTCCTTCGTCGCAGACGGTGTCGTATACGAAACGGCTGCTTGTGCCTGACGGCGCGAAGACGACCTTCATCGATGTTGAAACGATCGAATGGATTGAAGCAGCCGACTACTATGTCCGCATCCACTCCGGGCAGAAAGAATTCCTTCTCCGCGAAAGCATGAAAGATCTTGCCGCTGCTCTCGATCCTTCACGCTTCGTGAGAATCCACCGCTCCGCGATCGTGAACCTCGCCTGTGTACGAGAGGTCTTTCGCGAAGGTAGAGGAGATGGGACGGTTGTCCTCTCGGGTGGACGTCGTCTCCCTATGAGTAGCGTG
This genomic window from Terriglobus albidus contains:
- a CDS encoding DUF2975 domain-containing protein, with amino-acid sequence MFLLLLACIAGICIGRGGIVRAFDISIPLSTLSGYQRILMAVVAVLAIAVPIKGLYHLERLFRNYTEGKIFTVASAGEIRQLGITALLWAAANLIWIAAAVVLTERRLPHSFYFRMDSIAIGVTVIVISWLMEMAAAMREENELTI
- a CDS encoding PadR family transcriptional regulator; protein product: MKLRSSPQTTMVLAEFLTSREEWRYGYDISRNTGLKSGTLYPILMRLADHGLLQTSWAQGEDGKPPRHMYKLTRSGIRYAASQVEPGVSRSLVKPAFEV
- a CDS encoding serine hydrolase, with protein sequence MKLSRVVTLCLLAVCSVLLPGQVSGPAFDVSTVDADVAHAMSAFHAPGVAVGILVDGKVVLVKGYGVRRAGSPQPVDADTLFDIGSITKSFTGMAVAEMVDDGKLDFDTPVTQYLPGFRLYDPIATQLITPRDLLGHRSGLSRHDFIRYSTHLTPDEFIQRLRYLEPNHTFRETFQYNNLMYVVAGYLAGHANGTSWEQLFHDRIFVPLDMTHSNSSAREIQQSPDFATPHEVTNDTAAPIPFYDYQSFGIGPNGAVNSSVNDMLKYLAFHMGDGTANGKVVLSPKQFTQIHRAISADGDLSYAMGWIIEHRAGYRLLLHDGSINGFTAMVALIPEKHTAIVVLNNAETALPKAVAENFLSRYLNLPFHDRIDAIKQNIDTARKKSAEADAAFEAGRLPHAPTSLPLSAYAGEWFHPAFGKVSMTVEGDVLDLHFDALTLHFRHYNYDTFVASDPFTGRLTASFHLDAQGKVTELSIPLERTVKPFVFTRPRKS
- a CDS encoding sensor histidine kinase; its protein translation is MGLFMSNLEAAVPPALDQLHSSTSPPAGAAAFDIRAWHIVVPITLGITLITASECHSITSIPSLRYGFVLAGWWGATALGLWRVAQSRPQLLQLRPAVLAVHAAIASLLGVLHLLLMAWMDFLFLTPSVQAAIHLTWMRYLYLNRWGLEMLVYGFIFGVAAVAKLQLLAQRNSMRSLELQKELSAAQLHALQMQVEPHFLFNTLNAITTLVELGQQQKASAMLKHLNIILKTTLTRSAPQKVPLAQELENVENYLAIEQVRFSDRLQLQFRIDPSALNALVPSFLLQPLIENAIRHGIGKLEDGGVIQTSVENRNGTLLLRIHDNGPGLSTQTASGHGIGLRNTASRLAHFYPDKYSFQTEQAAAGGFLVSIAIPFEVAAI
- a CDS encoding helix-turn-helix domain-containing protein, with amino-acid sequence MPIVVNVDVMLARRKMKLNTLAERVGITPQNLSVLKTGRAKAIRFSTLELLCEVLECQPGDLLAFEKSPASSTSEEEEELAEL
- a CDS encoding LytR/AlgR family response regulator transcription factor, with protein sequence MSLRALIVDDEALARTRMNRLLSGDPEIEISGECRNSREAYAFLSSQTVDVVFLDIQMPGENGFDLIEKIGFRKMPVTVFVTAHNHYAIRAFEVHALDYLTKPIEQERLASTIEHVKQRVRERTGEHPSVSYRGDLEETLRSMLASLGPSSQTVSYTKRLLVPDGAKTTFIDVETIEWIEAADYYVRIHSGQKEFLLRESMKDLAAALDPSRFVRIHRSAIVNLACVREVFREGRGDGTVVLSGGRRLPMSSVGWKALLASGRS
- a CDS encoding TonB-dependent receptor is translated as MHLFRILVILAVMSTAVTSLGQQPCTRGVRVDGLVTDPSGAMVPGATIQASTGAVATSDQTGHYLLPCLSRSFTLQARADGFAPQTLTQTANSQQLHLDIQLSIASVESQVQVSADDNTVALDPGRGPGTVTLDERAVQQLADDPDDLLRQLQMLASQNGGDPSTARITVDGFQNATTLPPKGSIASIRVNPDLFSAEYRWPPYGGGLIEIKTKPGAAAIHGAAFFTGSNGSWNATTAFAPSSTPASKRRYGFELSGPILPGRGDFSAALEKRDIDEFKVVNAQVLASDFKISPFRQTVPTPQRLWVASLRSGWQLGQSDTLTGSFAANVNSLGNQGVSALVLPEAGYSTMATQYELRLANELTHGAGQLHQTRVGLSSRRSQNTPNATTPSLQVAGYFTSGGATSQATDSRRYTLELDHDAMFTKGRNTLKLGTQSLGIVIHNHTPDTFNGAFLFGGGSAPALDPQNATTGQTVTIDGMDQYRRTLLGLPGGNPTTYQQTSGNPEVNFTQWQNALYLEENFQVTQRLTLSGGFRYQFQTSPDSLANFEPRLGIGWSPDKKSTWVIHARAGIFSNFIDADTIADGFRLNGRRQQQVVVYSPGYSAPLNPNSASIAVSTRREFAPALSQTTTFTGYFTVEHTFAHHWLARSAFYWGADWNAIRMRNTNAPIVSTAIGAPADPIAALRAPRPYGGNENILRYESSGHLAGNLVSFSVEQQSYKRFNLRVYYRHANFKANGGDGIVTPQSSYSEQGESARADWLRLNGVSLIGSLILPRRVELATELDAHSGAAYTITTGTDANGDGIVNDRPSYASPGMSGSVYHTRYGLMTADTTNGNVPRNVGTMPPTVHLDMNLSRAFTLNPKDKEHARTITFNLRAANVLNHVNINGVGTVVSSPSLDKPYQAESARRLEAGARFSF